A window of the Nyctibius grandis isolate bNycGra1 chromosome 9, bNycGra1.pri, whole genome shotgun sequence genome harbors these coding sequences:
- the CPO gene encoding carboxypeptidase O, translating to MWLFLGIIFSLGILIPGKLSLKMQYDGDQVLHIVPETFQQVQHLQHLCSTLLLDLWKPLLPEDIWAGEDLHIRVPAALVQEVKDSLDQHMISYKVLIPDVQELVDQSMPRERRSHRQIPEGYVYTQYHPMEEIYQWMTQIQKSNSELVTQHYLGKTIENRTMYYLQISQPSDKTKKIIWMDCGIHAREWISPAFCQWFVKEILQNYKSDPKISRFLQNLDLYVLPVLNIDGYIYSWERDRLWRKNRSPYMNGTCYGTDLNRNFNSSWGSIGVSYNCSSEIFCGSGPESEPETRAVAQFIERKKSDILCYLTIHSYGQYILTPYGSTTKPPSNSEELMHVAEKAAAALMGKYGTSYEVGSTSLILYSNSGSSRDWAHMIGIPFSYTFELRDKGTHGFVLPADQIQPTCEETMLAVTTIIDHVDQKYFPGGAVMLTPGSLGLSLCLSVLLTWAVS from the exons ATGTGGCTTTTTCTTGGGATCATCTTTTCTCTGGGGATCCTAATTCCCGGAAAACTCAGCTTGAAAATGCAATATGACGG GGATCAGGTTTTGCATATTGTGCCAGAAACATTTCAGCAAGTCCAGCATCTTCAGCATCTTTGCAGCACTTTACTG CTGGATTTGTGGAAGCCCCTGCTGCCTGAAGATATCTGGGCTGGAGAAGACCTGCACATAAGGGTCCCAGCCGCTCTGGTGCAGGAGGTGAAAGACAGCTTAGATCAGCATATGATCTCTTACAA aGTCCTAATACCTGACGTACAGGAACTTGTGGATCAGAGCATGccaagggagaggaggagccaCAGGCAGATCCCAGAAGGTTATGTCTACACCCAATATCATCCAATGGAAGAG ATTTATCAATGGATGACTCAGATCCAGAAGAGCAACAGTGAGCTGGTGACTCAGCACTACCTGGGGAAGACAATTGAGAATCGAACAATGTATTATCTGCAG ATCAGTCAACCATCAGATAAAACCAAAAAGATCATTTGGATGGACTGTGGGATTCATGCCAGAGAATGGATCTCTCCAGCCTTCTGCCAGTGGTTTGTGAAAGAA attcttCAAAATTACAAATCTGACCCGAAGATAAGCAGATTTCTGCAGAATTTGGACCTCTACGTCTTGCCAGTCCTTAATATTGATGGCTACATCTATTCCTGGGAAAGA GATCGTTTGTGGAGGAAAAACCGTTCTCCATATATGAATGGCACCTGCTATGGGACAGATCTGAACCGAAACTTCAATTCCTCGTGGGGCA GTATTGGTGTTTCTTATAACTGCAGCAGTGAAATCTTCTGTGGATCTGGACCAGAATCAGAGCCTGAGACAAGAGCTGTGGCTCAGTTTATCGAAAGGAAGAAGAGTGACATTTTGTGCTATTTAACAATTCATTCCTATGGACAGTACATCCTCACTCCATATGGTTCCACAACTAAACCTCCAAGTAACAGTGAAGAACTG ATGCATGttgcagagaaagcagctgctgccctgaTGGGAAAGTATGGGACCAGCTATGAAGTAGGATCAACCTCTTTAATTTTAT aCAGTAACTCAGGCTCCTCACGGGACTGGGCTCACATGATTGGGATTCCTTTCTCCTACACATTCGAACTGCGAGACAAGGGTACTCATGGATTTGTTCTACCTGCTGACCAGATCCAACCCACATGTGAGGAGACTATGTTGGCTGTGACAACAATCATAGACCATGTTGATCAGAAGTACTTCCCAGGTGGGGCTGTGATGCTGACCCCAGGCAGCCTGGGCCTGAGCCTTTGCCTGAGTGTTTTACTTACATGGGCTGTTTCTTAA
- the FASTKD2 gene encoding FAST kinase domain-containing protein 2, mitochondrial, with protein MNNKISYLLNTARCMHRCNSVLAPKSSSATRKHILWVGRYRDPLENVNVRKLFLNIFPSLHGSSLRFLSQKTDVFSTGAKIQPEKSTEALVSDQPPQSSLELEKLDDSGSFKVKDVMDHSDPFFNSLQKCTCPCDALDLASESAVSTKHFTNSLTTVWRLFKHLSEDQQRYEKQLIFEHPAFVKLCQQLLRDSRRMTRGDLVFSLHAVVNLGVPQNTLLVQTLVRVCQEKLNQLDNRCISVLATTLAGLDKDKNVSALQAGLQLLVEQRIPSIRDIFTLQNLMKCMGKDAPVFLKKKLEMAVLKEIDHLTFPNALRVFFALVAMNYCSIPILNACSKKIQENIHDAPFRQLILILEACHNLQYRNVKLFSALADYVNSTACLWDKRQIILFLSAFETLGFQPSELMGIFAEKVIKDPEFLNLKDLLIVLRAYSRLNYVPRGQKHLFFETLHSCLNKYLPQISNTELLRAVYSLCILGYLPHRALDELLQKDSRDELLLSDDLYKEQKEVMLRHVKACMELDSPSFTKPAFVPTENFSSLLSLNLRKAREALIELLGDENMFQQNVQLPYKYRIDFEIRMDSDRRKVLPIAATDDHADSSVQRLAFLFVPLSAFCVGTTHPQGKLAMKKRHLNKLGYHVILVLNKKFQEMTNEDAVEFLKGKIYSENAFNFSEVTMQDNN; from the exons atgaataataaaataagttaCTTGTTAAATACTGCTAGATGCATGCATAGGTGCAATTCTGTGCTGGCTCCCAAATCTTCATCCGCaacaagaaaacacattttatggGTTGGCAGATACAGGGATCCCCTGGAAAATGTGAACgtcaggaaattatttttaaatatttttccttctctgcatgGATCATCTCTTCGATTTCTATCTCAAAAGACAGATGTTTTTAGCACAGGTGCTAAAATACAACCTGAGAAGAGTACAGAGGCTTTGGTGAGTGACCAGCCTCCCCAGAGCTCCTTGGAACTTGAAAAGTTGGATGATTCTGGGAGCTTCAAAGTGAAGGACGTAATGGATCATAGTGACCCATTCTTTAATAGCCTTCAGAAATGTACCTGTCCTTGCGATGCACTGGACTTGGCTTCAGAGTCTGCTGTTTCCACTAAGCACTTCACAAACTCTTTAACTACAGTGTGGAGGCTCTTCAAACACCTGTCCGAAGACCAGCAGCGTTACGAGAAGCAGCTGATCTTTGAGCACCCAGCTTTTGTCAAGCTTTGTCAGCAGCTGCTGCGGGACTCCAGAAGGATGACGCGGGGTGATCTGGTGTTCAGTCTGCATGCCGTGGTGAACCTAGGTGTTCCTCAGAACACTCTCCTAGTCCAGACTTTGGTGAGGGTGTGTCAA GAGAAGCTGAATCAACTTGATAACCGATGTATCTCAGTTTTGGCAACTACTCTAGCAGGGCTGGATAAAGACAAGAATGTGAGCGCTCTTCAAGCTGGACTACA ATTACTAGTGGAGCAGCGCATTCCAAGTATCAGAGACATCTTTACACTGCAAAACCTGATGAAATGCATGGGAAAAGATGCTCCagtctttctgaaaaagaaattagag ATGGCAGTTTTGAAAGAGATAGACCATCTGACTTTCCCAAATGCTCTGCGTGTGTTTTTCGCTCTTGTTGCGATGAATTATTGTTCCATTCCAATCCTGAATGCCTGCAGTAAGAAGATCcagg AGAATATCCACGATGCTCCATTTCGGCAGTTAATTCTCATTCTGGAAGCTTGTCACAATCTCCAGTACCGTAatgtaaaactgttttcagcatTAGCAGACTATGTTAATTCTACTGCCTGCCTTTGGGACAAAAGACAG ATTATCCTTTTTCTTTCGGCCTTCGAGACACTTGGCTTTCAGCCTAGTGAGCTGATGGGTATTTTTGCTGAGAAGGTGATAAAAGACCCTGAATTCCTCAACTTGAAAGACCTTTTGATTGTTCTCCGAGCATATTCACGACTCAACTATGTTCCCAGAGGCCAAAAGCATCT GTTTTTTGAGACTCTTCATAGCTGCTTGAATAAGTACCTCCCTCAGATTTCCAACACAGAACTGCTGAGGGCAGTGTATTCACTTTGCATCTTAGGATATCTTCCTCATCGTGCACTTGATGAGCTGCTGCAAAAGGACAGCAGGGATGAACTTCTACTGTCAG ATGATCTTtacaaagaacaaaaggaagtgATGCTTCGCCATGTGAAAGCATGTATGGAACTTGATAGCCCTTCCTTCACGAAGCCTGCATTTGTGCCGACTGAGAATTTCTCCTCATTATTATCTCTTAATCTCAGAAAGGCTCGGGAGGCACTGATAGAACTTCTGGGAGATGAGAACATGTTTCAGCAAAATGTTCAGCTGCCATATAAATACCGTATTG attttgaaatcAGAATGGATTCAGACAGAAGGAAGGTGCTCCCAATAGCTGCAACAGATGATCATGCTGACTCAAGTGTTCAAAG ActggcttttctctttgttcctcTGTCTGCCTTCTGTGTGGGTACAACACACCCCCAAGGGAAGCTGGCAATGAAGAAGCGGCATCTAAATAAACTGGGCTATCATGTGATTCTG gtCCTGAACAAGAAGTTTCAGGAAATGACAAATGAAGATGCAGTTGagtttttgaaaggaaaaatttattcagaaaatgctttcaatttttctgaagtgactATGCAggataataattaa